In Devosia litorisediminis, one genomic interval encodes:
- the ade gene encoding adenine deaminase: MTTADTLTRMIMAGQGKIPADVVIKNVRLLDVITGAETTTDIAIVEDRIVGTHASYEGNTVIEGAGRYAVPGFIDTHLHIESSLVTPLEFDRCVLPYGVTTVICDPHEIANVLGAEGIRYFLDSAEQTVMDVRINLSSCVPATGFETSGAALEIEDLEPFRDHPKVIGLAEMMNFPGVLNADPGILAKLVAFQGGHIDGHAPLLLGTALNGYLAAAIRTDHEATSAAEAREKLAKGMAILIREGSVSKDLKALAEVLDENTSSFVALCTDDRNPLDIAEEGHLDSSIRRLIAMGRPLHHVYRAASHSAARIFGLTDRGLLASGWRADIALLDSLEECTVSDVVTGGRLVVPELFDARAPVAAVGLSSMKATPVTADSFIAEPRPGQNSTPVIGVRPGLILTFREEATLASTERGLQPDLNADVIKVAVIERHGKNGNIGRSFVTGFGLKRGAIASSVGHDSHNITVVGANDEDMAVAVNRLIELGGGFAVADGGKVTAELALPIAGLMSLEPFETVSHDLHILRDAALALDCVLPEPFLQVAFLALPVIPHLKMTDRGLFDVDKFDFVS; the protein is encoded by the coding sequence ATGACCACCGCTGACACTCTCACCCGCATGATTATGGCTGGCCAGGGCAAGATCCCGGCCGATGTGGTGATCAAGAATGTGCGCCTGCTCGACGTCATCACCGGCGCGGAGACCACCACCGATATCGCTATCGTTGAAGACCGGATTGTGGGCACTCATGCCAGCTATGAGGGCAATACGGTGATCGAGGGCGCCGGTCGCTACGCCGTGCCCGGCTTTATCGACACCCACCTGCATATCGAATCCTCGCTGGTCACTCCCCTGGAATTTGATCGCTGCGTGCTGCCCTATGGCGTCACCACCGTGATCTGCGACCCCCATGAAATTGCCAATGTGCTGGGTGCCGAAGGCATTCGCTATTTCCTCGACAGCGCCGAGCAGACGGTGATGGATGTGCGCATCAACCTGTCCTCCTGCGTCCCTGCCACGGGTTTTGAAACCTCTGGCGCCGCGCTCGAGATCGAGGATCTTGAACCCTTCCGCGACCATCCCAAGGTCATCGGGCTGGCCGAAATGATGAACTTCCCCGGCGTGCTCAATGCCGATCCGGGCATCCTGGCCAAGCTGGTTGCCTTCCAGGGCGGCCATATTGACGGCCATGCGCCTTTGCTCTTGGGCACCGCACTCAATGGCTATCTCGCCGCCGCCATCCGCACCGACCACGAAGCCACCAGCGCTGCCGAGGCGCGTGAAAAGCTCGCCAAGGGCATGGCCATTCTGATCCGCGAAGGCTCCGTCTCAAAGGACCTCAAGGCTCTGGCCGAAGTGCTCGACGAAAACACCTCCAGCTTCGTGGCGCTGTGCACCGATGATCGCAATCCGCTCGACATCGCCGAAGAAGGTCATCTCGACAGCTCTATCCGCCGGCTGATTGCCATGGGGCGTCCTCTGCACCACGTTTACCGCGCCGCCAGCCATTCGGCCGCGCGCATCTTCGGTTTGACCGATCGCGGCCTGCTCGCCTCGGGCTGGCGCGCCGACATCGCCCTGCTCGACAGTCTCGAGGAATGCACGGTTTCCGATGTCGTCACCGGCGGCCGCCTCGTGGTCCCCGAACTGTTCGATGCCCGCGCGCCTGTCGCGGCGGTGGGGCTGAGCTCGATGAAGGCCACCCCGGTTACCGCCGACAGCTTCATTGCCGAACCCCGTCCCGGCCAGAACAGCACCCCGGTGATCGGCGTGCGCCCCGGGCTGATCCTGACATTCCGCGAGGAAGCCACGCTGGCCAGCACCGAGCGCGGCCTGCAGCCCGATCTGAACGCCGATGTCATCAAGGTCGCGGTGATCGAACGGCATGGCAAGAACGGCAATATTGGCCGCAGCTTCGTCACCGGTTTCGGTCTCAAGCGCGGCGCCATCGCCTCATCGGTGGGGCATGACAGCCACAACATCACAGTGGTGGGGGCCAATGACGAGGACATGGCCGTGGCGGTCAACCGCCTGATCGAACTCGGCGGCGGCTTTGCCGTGGCCGATGGCGGCAAGGTCACCGCCGAGCTGGCCCTGCCGATTGCCGGCCTGATGAGCCTTGAGCCCTTCGAGACCGTCTCGCACGATCTGCACATTCTGCGTGACGCAGCCCTGGCGCTCGACTGCGTACTGCCCGAGCCCTTCCTGCAGGTAGCGTTCCTCGCCCTGCCGGTTATCCCGCATCTCAAGATGACCGATCGCGGCCTGTTCGACGTCGACAAGTTCGACTTCGTCAGCTGA
- a CDS encoding diguanylate cyclase domain-containing protein — protein MSAPKISTWRYLRNVVGPIALAFLVTVGAVAGFVLLSIDHTDDAMLTRQSTLLQLALHDRVLEAGYAQTDLAAWDEALIAYQDGDTEWFAEEFGTEGFDYYHQSRIYVLDPDLNPFFAMRDGGEITPTSFAAIQPLISPLIQALRTEERQAALSAYKAGNREAPPVQTDIGLVDGQPAILSVAPLVAEDHNLNAAPGMEPLYVAVTMLDATVANDLADRYLLSGVRFDDDGTLATHEAAIALNNAQGEPAVWLKWLPDRPGESILSDTLPALGAALLVLTLIIGLLLRNLLSASDQLHAERADAQHRALHDPLTGLGNRALFRDRLDSAFRTMEHTAPCLALLALDLDRFKQVNDNYGHEAGDELLRQVASRIITVLRPTDTLVRLGGDEFAILQTGITSAEDATGLANRILSAVRAPYHLGDNVAEIGVSIGIVTAPDHARSENELVTRADDALYRAKAGGRNRYCVHAGDRAAEDTPQRLQARVGDAMIARGAA, from the coding sequence GTGTCAGCACCGAAGATTTCGACATGGCGATATCTGCGCAATGTGGTGGGACCTATTGCGCTGGCCTTTCTGGTCACCGTTGGCGCGGTTGCGGGTTTTGTCCTGCTCTCGATTGATCACACCGACGATGCCATGTTGACCCGTCAGTCCACATTGCTGCAACTGGCGCTCCACGATCGCGTCCTAGAAGCGGGCTACGCGCAGACCGACCTTGCGGCCTGGGACGAAGCGCTGATCGCCTATCAGGATGGCGATACCGAGTGGTTCGCCGAAGAATTCGGCACTGAAGGCTTCGACTATTACCACCAGAGCCGGATTTATGTGCTCGACCCCGATCTCAACCCCTTCTTTGCCATGCGCGATGGCGGCGAGATTACCCCAACATCCTTCGCTGCCATACAGCCGCTGATCAGCCCTCTTATCCAGGCACTGCGCACCGAAGAAAGGCAGGCTGCCCTGTCCGCTTACAAGGCCGGCAATCGCGAAGCCCCGCCGGTCCAGACCGACATCGGGTTGGTCGACGGACAGCCGGCAATTCTCAGCGTCGCCCCGCTTGTGGCCGAAGACCACAATCTCAATGCCGCTCCCGGCATGGAGCCCCTCTATGTCGCGGTTACAATGCTCGATGCCACTGTGGCCAATGACCTGGCCGACCGCTATCTGCTCTCCGGCGTCCGCTTCGATGACGACGGCACTCTTGCCACCCACGAAGCCGCGATTGCCCTGAACAACGCGCAGGGTGAACCTGCCGTCTGGCTTAAATGGCTACCCGACCGGCCAGGCGAGAGCATTCTGAGCGACACCCTGCCCGCATTGGGTGCTGCCCTGCTTGTACTGACACTGATCATCGGCCTGCTCCTGCGCAACCTGCTCAGCGCCAGCGATCAACTGCACGCCGAGCGCGCCGACGCGCAGCATCGCGCACTGCATGATCCGCTGACCGGCCTGGGCAATCGCGCGTTGTTCCGCGACCGCCTCGATAGCGCATTCCGTACCATGGAACACACCGCGCCATGTCTGGCGCTGCTGGCGCTTGATCTCGACCGCTTCAAACAGGTCAATGACAATTATGGTCACGAAGCGGGCGATGAACTGCTGCGCCAGGTCGCCAGCCGCATCATCACGGTGCTGCGCCCCACCGACACACTGGTCCGGCTGGGCGGCGATGAATTCGCCATTCTGCAGACCGGCATCACCAGCGCCGAGGACGCGACCGGTCTGGCCAACCGCATTCTAAGCGCGGTACGCGCGCCCTATCATCTGGGTGACAATGTCGCCGAAATCGGGGTCAGCATCGGTATCGTGACCGCGCCCGATCACGCCCGCAGCGAGAATGAGCTGGTCACCCGCGCCGACGATGCACTCTATCGAGCCAAAGCGGGCGGTCGTAACCGCTACTGCGTCCACGCTGGCGACAGAGCTGCCGAAGATACGCCCCAGCGATTGCAGGCCCGCGTTGGTGACGCCATGATCGCCCGCGGGGCGGCCTGA